In Pleuronectes platessa chromosome 8, fPlePla1.1, whole genome shotgun sequence, the genomic stretch CCGTTTTGCTGATCTTTAACTTAAGTCCGGTGACTTTTATCAACACAAAACCACTTTCTGAAAATACTTCAGGTGTCTGGGTAAGCACGTGTTTGCTTGCATGTggctgtgtctctctgctgaTTCGTGTTCACGTGATTCGCTTCGCAGGATCCTTCTTTGCAAAGGCGCTATTTACGAGAAGCGAGGagtatgaagaagaggaagaacagctgTCGTTCAAAAAGAATGACTTGCTCATGGTGAGGGACACAGGGCAGGACAACATGCGGGAGGGCACCATGCTCTCTACAGGAAGCCACGGCCTGGTGCCAGTCGATGCCATGCAGCCACTGCCCTACCCCTTCTACCAGTGAGTCAATTTGTTCCTTGCATTCGTTGATTTAGAAACAGTAAGACTAAGACTTTAGGCGGATTGAACTGAGCTCAAGAGAGATGTATACACTTCGATGGGCACAGATGTGTTAATCTGTACTTCCTGTTTGGTCAGGTGGTTCCTGAGGAAGTACCCAGGCTCTGCTGGATGCTCGCCAACAGAAAAGGAACAATTTGAACATCCAATCGgtaaggtcacacacacacatacagaactATATGTTTACATAGAAGACTCACTGTACTGGACAGGCACTGCAATGTAAgctgggacatggatcaaactaaagagcaaattactttttttcaaagagggTTTTGGTCATATTCTGTAGTTGTTATGACAATTTTTATCcagtaaatttggttttaatatgtttttttgatcCCATAAAAATGGGTtgaaacttcatgattgacagctgagactgactcattaTGGGTCAAACATGTCTACAAGTAGGACCTTGCGACCGCAGCTCCATCCCGTGATCACTGCTGTGGAGAATCTGGTATTGTCCCGAATCACCTTCTCATCCGACAGATTTTTTCAGATTAGTGAGAGATTTCGGAAACAGCCTCTGGGTCCAAATCTGCAAGATGGCAGTGCTTGTATCTGGgatgttttggtttcatttctggacagagggaggaagaggaaacacgAAGTCCATCTTTTCATAGAGTCTATGTTACAAACTCACAGATGGTGAGAATGTCCCACAACTTTTGCGGTTTCCCTCAGCTCCACAGAGAATTTTGGCCTTTTTAAGTTCTTTCTATGGTTTAGCTCACTTATGCTCTTATAAAGGTTTGCTCCATTCGCAACAGGCAGCTGTTTTGAATTTACAATAATTTACTATTAATGCTTTGTTgggaaaataaatcatatatatgTGGCACAGTATAAAGGCATTGAATCGCGTACACATATTTCATGGCcatttttttacatgtttatttagaAAATCTCATATCTTGTTTTTGTCCTCATCTCTGTCTCCTCATCATATATCTCAGTCACAGGTTCCTGTGTGGCAGTGGTTGACTACTGTCCACTGGCGCCGGATGAGCTCCAGCTGAACCAAGGTGACATTGTGGAGGTCCAGGGTCTGCTGGTCCGAGGTCTGGGCGTGTTCATAGGAACTCACACATCCACAGGACACATTGGTTTTGTACAGAAGGCCCACGTCAAGCCTCTGGACACCATGGCCTTGTAAGAAGctcctttttttgttgtataaTACATGATTCGGCTTGAACCCACTGTTGTGATGATGTTGTGCGTCATTTTAACTCTGAAGCGCTTCATCTAAATAGACACCACATTGGCTATCACTTGGTTATTGTCTCCCACAAATCTTTGATGACATCCCATTTACTGTCGCTGCAGTCTGTACATGATGGAACAGGCGAGGAAGTCAGGGAAGACAGCTGAGGTGATAATGCTGCCTTTGTCTTTCCTGCACAGAGACGGACAATTGGTCTTTCTGACGGCGGAGGAGAGGGCCAGCCTGGCTCAGGTTAACCCGTGCAGCTCTGAGCCAAGTGACTGTGGCCTGCTGGAACGACTCTTCTCCTCTGACATCAGCTCTGTGTACAGGctaggtaaaaacaacaactgcccTGATCAAGAGATACTCAAGGGGGCTGTGCTAGAACCTTAACTAAATCATAGATCTTGTTTTGTATTGGATGTGCAGCTGATGTTTGTTTCTTACATAGTTGCTGCATTTATTCTGTGAGTAACTGAAACGGGACAGTGTTTCCAGCCCTACTGCCAACTGGAAGAGTGATGCTTAAATTGATTTACCTTGTGTGCCTCCAGACAGACTGGACGAGACTGACTTCCTGTACATCAGGAATCAGCCAAAACACGGTAATGGTTTTAAAATCACAGCGGTTAGTAAAAACCTCAGTGGACGTCTTTGCTCTGCTCTGATAATCATATCTACTGTTTCTGTCCTCTTCTCACAGAACATAAGGTTTCTTCGAGCACGCGTCAGAGTGTCTTTTCAGAGCGGAGCGAGAGAAGTGGAGGGACGCCCCCGGAGCAATCCTCCCCacgtgcctctctctctctctcctccccccgctTGTCCCTCTATCGCTCCCAGAACCCTCTGCCCCACGAGGGCGAGCACCTGACCTTCGCCACGTTCAGGGAGCTGGATGAGTTCCAGGAGGATCCAGCTCTCTTCTCAGAGGAGAACAGCTGGGAGGTGGAAGAGTCTGAGATCAGTGACCCCACGCTGACCCTGCTCAATCATGAACAATTCCAGGTCAGCAGACTCTTAATTCATCACTTCATTAATCATTGAGGCCCAACGATATTCCTTTCTTGCTTTCTAATTGTATGTCTGTGGTAGATAAGGTAACATTAAAgatgctctcagacatgcactgaactccagacatttttcagatgttttctgtaagagctgtttgtgtgaatgcaaatgtctgagccAGTTgcactggacattttccagaactacagtaaaatgtccagaaattTCATCGAGAGTGTTCGGGTGTTTTAACGTTTTCAACATGTTACAGACTcaaacctgaaaaacaaatataattacAAATATTTCAGGATGGAAAAGAGGAGCCACTTAGacgacacagacaaagatgtcaaattTGCAGGAAAACAACATTATAGAGCTTTGGTGATAAGGGCGTACACCGATGTCAATGTaatgtacacacaaacatgtgatttctgAAGCAGAATTTTTACGTCATGCCTCCTGCATTTTTTATTCAGACTTcacccctcgcctggatgttctggacattttcctgttgttgtgaacacgccTCCTGCTGCATTTTTCATGAGTGAAAGACAAACTAAAGAAAAGGTCCAGACCCAGtattctggagttcatgtctctAAACAGCTctatggaagataaatatggtGCCTTATGAAAATTAGGACATGAACAACTTCGCTTTCTTGCATTGTTATGACTACATTATCGAAATAAATTATCACTAATTAAACCTGTGTGCACATATGCAACAGTCTCTCCAACACCACCTTCACTCTTAATTTTCAGATAAttcataattttatttttatggccTGTAACTCCTGAACCTTTTCAATGTCCAAAATTGTTTCCCCTAGTAGTTATTAAGGTCCTTAAAGGGTTCTAAAATGTTATGTGGAAAATTTGAGTGAAATAATTCAGCTTCTAATCAAATAAAAGCATTTCCCTTTAATGTGTAATTGAATTGTGCagtgaaaagacaaaataagtCCCATCGCAACAGAAGCTCATCTCTATTAATCTAACAAAGTGTTTTAACAATGATCTAGTTACTTTTCCTGTTTTGTCAACCAGATCACATTTTTACAATCTCAGCTTTACCACTGAAATCAACCACTATTTCCACTTTGGTTAAATTCACATTTCCAGTCTTACAACGAGAAGCACTTTTGGGATTATTTTAAGGATAGGTATAATTGCAGGAACGTAAGACactgtttattttgttctttgtcCAGGAggacttcctgcctctgtatGACCTGCAGTATTCCTTCCTGTGGGTGACCTTCAGCGGTAAGACGGAGGACGAGCTCTCGGGTCACCTCGAGAGTGTCAGGGAGTGCGCCAAGAGGATGGGCATGCACTGGGCACATCGCCGGGCATGCTTCCTCCTGGGAAGGCTCTGTGCCAGGAAACTAAAGCTCTCACAGGTTTGAACTTCACCTCTTGTATTAATAGGTGTTATATTTACACGCTTACTTCTGGCTTGATGTAATGTAAGTGATCAATATGCAATAGATTGTGATTCACATCACTGAGGTCATAGTATTAAAGCAGATGTGTAGTGTATTCTAATGACTACTACTGTTATTTTCCCTTTAAGCGACAATAACGTGAAATGAACATGAATGCACTCAGGCCTGCATATTCACATCTACATCTACACAGTGGTCCAtatcacataaacacaaattatCCTTATGTATGCGagtggtgttgttgtttgttgtttttattgggCTATACATTGCTTTGAGTCTCATAGGCAGGaataataaagtatccatctatctatctatctacaacATGGTCTGCATGACAACTTTGTATTTTCTATGTTTTGTAAAAAGATTTGCCTCCGGCTGCActttataaaataatttgtaatttttacatttttcttctcaATCTgtgctaaataaaataaaataaaaagtctaaAATCGATTGAATTGTCATCACAGACCCTTCATGTGTTTCCCTCAGGCACGGGTGTACTATGAGGAGGCTCTGAGCGTTAGTGTGGACAGTTTCTCTGACACGCCACTCCTCGTCGCCCTCTTCACAAACCTCACCTCCATCTACCTGAAGCAGCGCATGACAGAAAAACTGCCCCAGACTCTGGAGAAGGCCAgtgctctgctcctctgtctccccGGCCACACCTTCACCTCCCTGGACGAGGTggagctgctgatgctgctcctGAGGAGATCCGTGGTGATGGGGGACAAGAGCCTGGAGGCTCGTGTCTGCTACCTCATCTCGagcctcttcctgctcctcaagAAGACCGACGACGCTCTTCCCTTCATTGAGAGACTCCAGTTTCTTTCTGTGACTCTTTCTGCTGCTGAGGGGCAACCCATAGTTCCCCTGGACCTCAACTGGCTCTTGAGCTGGCTCTATCATCGTAAATACATGCCTTACTTAGTGCTGGCCTCGCTGAGCCTGGACTCCAGGAAAGACCACACCCTCCACGATGCCTTCCAGAAGATTGAGTTGTTTATAAGGAACTCTGTTCGCCTGAACCCGTGCTGGAAGGAAGGAACCTCATTGCTCCCCGCCCAGATTGTGGTTTACCTTCAGCAAGCCTTGGCTCTAGCAGAGCAAGGAGAGGACATGAAGACCCAGAGGGACCTGTGTTTGGGCTTGGCCTCAGTCTATCAGCAGTATAATGCTCTGGACAAGGCGGTACGCTGTGCTCAACAAGCTGTGGAGATGGGCAGCCACATTAATGAGGAGGAGGGCTTTGAGGCCTCTGTGCTGCTCGGGTCGTTGCTGGTGTTGACGGGTGAGGCTGAGAGCGCCAAGAGTGTCCTGCAGCCACTGCTCTCATCACTGCAGGTAAAGCTGACGCACACATGGTAGAAAAAGTCATCGCTATCTGTTTCTCAAATGAcatcatgtgtgtctctgtgtgggcaTCCCTCTTCAGGGTACAGACAGCCCCACGCAGCGCGGAGTGATCCACAACCTCCTGGCTTTGTGTCTGAGGCGACAGGGTCGTGTCCCGGAGGCAGGATGGCATCTGCACTCAGCCCTGATGATCTCCAGGGAGAGTGGGAATCAGAGGAACCAGGCTCTGGCTTTGGCCAACCTGGGCTGCCTGGCGCTGGATGTAGGGGCATCATGGGTAGCAGAGCGTTTCCTTgtcaggtaagatatctgttttactgtgtgtgtgagtaaatgTAGACAGAGGGCGCAAACACTTATTTACTGTGATGGAAATTGTATCACCAGATCACTGCACCTTTTTCATGGGCTGTGGGAGAGCCCCACAGACGAGGAGCACGTTCAGACCTACCTCTGGCTGGGGCGGAGCTACAAAGACAGGGGGAGGAGACAGGACATCAG encodes the following:
- the sh3tc2 gene encoding SH3 domain and tetratricopeptide repeat-containing protein 2 isoform X3; translated protein: MTQGGGEEEDGVVVESGEGEVEPESYWKKKEAFFRGSTVSLGDKFSSEIVLLFTGRRRSSVNPDRTLQEALRTRLRVVESNSQDVIQLFKDLSARLVSVHAEKDSFVLTFKTVEEIWKFSTYLALGYVARCLENFLSDQSFWLDPELLSDLEINVSVDEEHLATLYLGLLLQEGSFFAKALFTRSEEYEEEEEQLSFKKNDLLMVRDTGQDNMREGTMLSTGSHGLVPVDAMQPLPYPFYQWFLRKYPGSAGCSPTEKEQFEHPIVTGSCVAVVDYCPLAPDELQLNQGDIVEVQGLLVRGLGVFIGTHTSTGHIGFVQKAHVKPLDTMALDGQLVFLTAEERASLAQVNPCSSEPSDCGLLERLFSSDISSVYRLDRLDETDFLYIRNQPKHEHKVSSSTRQSVFSERSERSGGTPPEQSSPRASLSLSSPRLSLYRSQNPLPHEGEHLTFATFRELDEFQEDPALFSEENSWEVEESEISDPTLTLLNHEQFQEDFLPLYDLQYSFLWVTFSGKTEDELSGHLESVRECAKRMGMHWAHRRACFLLGRLCARKLKLSQARVYYEEALSVSVDSFSDTPLLVALFTNLTSIYLKQRMTEKLPQTLEKASALLLCLPGHTFTSLDEVELLMLLLRRSVVMGDKSLEARVCYLISSLFLLLKKTDDALPFIERLQFLSVTLSAAEGQPIVPLDLNWLLSWLYHRKYMPYLVLASLSLDSRKDHTLHDAFQKIELFIRNSVRLNPCWKEGTSLLPAQIVVYLQQALALAEQGEDMKTQRDLCLGLASVYQQYNALDKAVRCAQQAVEMGSHINEEEGFEASVLLGSLLVLTGEAESAKSVLQPLLSSLQGTDSPTQRGVIHNLLALCLRRQGRVPEAGWHLHSALMISRESGNQRNQALALANLGCLALDVGASWVAERFLVRSLHLFHGLWESPTDEEHVQTYLWLGRSYKDRGRRQDIRACYEMGLLIALQARNLHSQMVVAKVLSRLYADMLLYGQSIVYYEHCVSVSRQLKDKRLEGEYLEILSSLYLSLNTERSSRKSLDYTKQSLRISIDLGKREEESETWLQVGRIYYLIHEDELADMYLQAAVKTALRMNDPHFAMSIYEEAGDVYFKGHRNQMASLPFFRDGSLPFARSIKDIYSEFRLLSKLTELLMNQGEQEEALQYATLAVQVASNTGVLVNERTAYHRLATIYYSLQQYEMAENYYLKSLSLCPPVLQHPTQARYYTKVYCRLGNITLHKLKDAFDAVGYFHLALAAALEDGAHPEALYVVYMKLAEIHGNHMPDSQLCQVYRDRAQRLKRVLAREGGGGDSADTEAGQQREQDVGHTDSLNKRNYIFDSIPEDEMCELSTAPRTCMRHADRKISCIDTNIGDAHGKNDPNQHLPDTDGPNLDGCETDTIASQSYSDSTFTGSYDTAREQISDSSSSTDTLQTQNLDTDHSTTSQMPAHSTDDITGQMDARDTDPDIQDEQITHACADPVKEDVSVTDMQSDADHTETVNMKADLTVSVDDCTEKDHPETGDTNTRA
- the sh3tc2 gene encoding SH3 domain and tetratricopeptide repeat-containing protein 2 isoform X1, translated to MGNTFSQEDISPAELDALWREPPYTLGGTNDPFSGNDIMTQGGGEEEDGVVVESGEGEVEPESYWKKKEAFFRGSTVSLGDKFSSEIVLLFTGRRRSSVNPDRTLQEALRTRLRVVESNSQDVIQLFKDLSARLVSVHAEKDSFVLTFKTVEEIWKFSTYLALGYVARCLENFLSDQSFWLDPELLSDLEINVSVDEEHLATLYLGLLLQEGSFFAKALFTRSEEYEEEEEQLSFKKNDLLMVRDTGQDNMREGTMLSTGSHGLVPVDAMQPLPYPFYQWFLRKYPGSAGCSPTEKEQFEHPIVTGSCVAVVDYCPLAPDELQLNQGDIVEVQGLLVRGLGVFIGTHTSTGHIGFVQKAHVKPLDTMALDGQLVFLTAEERASLAQVNPCSSEPSDCGLLERLFSSDISSVYRLDRLDETDFLYIRNQPKHEHKVSSSTRQSVFSERSERSGGTPPEQSSPRASLSLSSPRLSLYRSQNPLPHEGEHLTFATFRELDEFQEDPALFSEENSWEVEESEISDPTLTLLNHEQFQEDFLPLYDLQYSFLWVTFSGKTEDELSGHLESVRECAKRMGMHWAHRRACFLLGRLCARKLKLSQARVYYEEALSVSVDSFSDTPLLVALFTNLTSIYLKQRMTEKLPQTLEKASALLLCLPGHTFTSLDEVELLMLLLRRSVVMGDKSLEARVCYLISSLFLLLKKTDDALPFIERLQFLSVTLSAAEGQPIVPLDLNWLLSWLYHRKYMPYLVLASLSLDSRKDHTLHDAFQKIELFIRNSVRLNPCWKEGTSLLPAQIVVYLQQALALAEQGEDMKTQRDLCLGLASVYQQYNALDKAVRCAQQAVEMGSHINEEEGFEASVLLGSLLVLTGEAESAKSVLQPLLSSLQGTDSPTQRGVIHNLLALCLRRQGRVPEAGWHLHSALMISRESGNQRNQALALANLGCLALDVGASWVAERFLVRSLHLFHGLWESPTDEEHVQTYLWLGRSYKDRGRRQDIRACYEMGLLIALQARNLHSQMVVAKVLSRLYADMLLYGQSIVYYEHCVSVSRQLKDKRLEGEYLEILSSLYLSLNTERSSRKSLDYTKQSLRISIDLGKREEESETWLQVGRIYYLIHEDELADMYLQAAVKTALRMNDPHFAMSIYEEAGDVYFKGHRNQMASLPFFRDGSLPFARSIKDIYSEFRLLSKLTELLMNQGEQEEALQYATLAVQVASNTGVLVNERTAYHRLATIYYSLQQYEMAENYYLKSLSLCPPVLQHPTQARYYTKVYCRLGNITLHKLKDAFDAVGYFHLALAAALEDGAHPEALYVVYMKLAEIHGNHMPDSQLCQVYRDRAQRLKRVLAREGGGGDSADTEAGQQREQDVGHTDSLNKRNYIFDSIPEDEMCELSTAPRTCMRHADRKISCIDTNIGDAHGKNDPNQHLPDTDGPNLDGCETDTIASQSYSDSTFTGSYDTAREQISDSSSSTDTLQTQNLDTDHSTTSQMPAHSTDDITGQMDARDTDPDIQDEQITHACADPVKEDVSVTDMQSDADHTETVNMKADLTVSVDDCTEKDHPETGDTNTRA
- the sh3tc2 gene encoding SH3 domain and tetratricopeptide repeat-containing protein 2 isoform X2, giving the protein MKKCDSSDISPAELDALWREPPYTLGGTNDPFSGNDIMTQGGGEEEDGVVVESGEGEVEPESYWKKKEAFFRGSTVSLGDKFSSEIVLLFTGRRRSSVNPDRTLQEALRTRLRVVESNSQDVIQLFKDLSARLVSVHAEKDSFVLTFKTVEEIWKFSTYLALGYVARCLENFLSDQSFWLDPELLSDLEINVSVDEEHLATLYLGLLLQEGSFFAKALFTRSEEYEEEEEQLSFKKNDLLMVRDTGQDNMREGTMLSTGSHGLVPVDAMQPLPYPFYQWFLRKYPGSAGCSPTEKEQFEHPIVTGSCVAVVDYCPLAPDELQLNQGDIVEVQGLLVRGLGVFIGTHTSTGHIGFVQKAHVKPLDTMALDGQLVFLTAEERASLAQVNPCSSEPSDCGLLERLFSSDISSVYRLDRLDETDFLYIRNQPKHEHKVSSSTRQSVFSERSERSGGTPPEQSSPRASLSLSSPRLSLYRSQNPLPHEGEHLTFATFRELDEFQEDPALFSEENSWEVEESEISDPTLTLLNHEQFQEDFLPLYDLQYSFLWVTFSGKTEDELSGHLESVRECAKRMGMHWAHRRACFLLGRLCARKLKLSQARVYYEEALSVSVDSFSDTPLLVALFTNLTSIYLKQRMTEKLPQTLEKASALLLCLPGHTFTSLDEVELLMLLLRRSVVMGDKSLEARVCYLISSLFLLLKKTDDALPFIERLQFLSVTLSAAEGQPIVPLDLNWLLSWLYHRKYMPYLVLASLSLDSRKDHTLHDAFQKIELFIRNSVRLNPCWKEGTSLLPAQIVVYLQQALALAEQGEDMKTQRDLCLGLASVYQQYNALDKAVRCAQQAVEMGSHINEEEGFEASVLLGSLLVLTGEAESAKSVLQPLLSSLQGTDSPTQRGVIHNLLALCLRRQGRVPEAGWHLHSALMISRESGNQRNQALALANLGCLALDVGASWVAERFLVRSLHLFHGLWESPTDEEHVQTYLWLGRSYKDRGRRQDIRACYEMGLLIALQARNLHSQMVVAKVLSRLYADMLLYGQSIVYYEHCVSVSRQLKDKRLEGEYLEILSSLYLSLNTERSSRKSLDYTKQSLRISIDLGKREEESETWLQVGRIYYLIHEDELADMYLQAAVKTALRMNDPHFAMSIYEEAGDVYFKGHRNQMASLPFFRDGSLPFARSIKDIYSEFRLLSKLTELLMNQGEQEEALQYATLAVQVASNTGVLVNERTAYHRLATIYYSLQQYEMAENYYLKSLSLCPPVLQHPTQARYYTKVYCRLGNITLHKLKDAFDAVGYFHLALAAALEDGAHPEALYVVYMKLAEIHGNHMPDSQLCQVYRDRAQRLKRVLAREGGGGDSADTEAGQQREQDVGHTDSLNKRNYIFDSIPEDEMCELSTAPRTCMRHADRKISCIDTNIGDAHGKNDPNQHLPDTDGPNLDGCETDTIASQSYSDSTFTGSYDTAREQISDSSSSTDTLQTQNLDTDHSTTSQMPAHSTDDITGQMDARDTDPDIQDEQITHACADPVKEDVSVTDMQSDADHTETVNMKADLTVSVDDCTEKDHPETGDTNTRA